Proteins from one Bradyrhizobium amphicarpaeae genomic window:
- a CDS encoding quinone oxidoreductase family protein — MKAYVYGPEGARISDVVQPKPKGTQVLVRVRACGLNRADTGMRRGHAHGAAGGAGTVLGMEWAGEVAELGPDAKGLAVGDRIMGSGGAAFAEYTLADHGRLFRAPSNMNFEEAATLPVALATMHNAVVTVGGVQAGQSVLIQGASSGVGLMAMQIARLKGARLVIGSSTDATRRGRLKEYGADLAVDSSDPKWVDEVLKATNGEGVDLIVDQVSGQVANQNLAATRVLGRIVNVGRLGGTHADFNFDLHAARRIDYVGVTFRTRTIEEVREIFEEVRKDIWGAVESRTLQLPIDRVFAFADIDQAFEHMEANKHLGKIVVTVP; from the coding sequence ATGAAAGCTTACGTCTACGGTCCTGAAGGCGCTCGGATTTCCGACGTCGTTCAACCAAAACCTAAGGGCACGCAAGTGCTCGTCCGCGTCCGCGCCTGCGGGCTCAACCGGGCCGACACCGGCATGCGCAGGGGGCACGCGCACGGCGCGGCCGGCGGCGCCGGCACCGTGCTCGGCATGGAGTGGGCCGGCGAGGTCGCCGAGCTTGGGCCGGACGCCAAGGGCTTGGCGGTCGGCGACCGCATCATGGGCTCGGGCGGCGCTGCGTTTGCCGAGTACACGCTGGCCGATCACGGCCGGCTGTTCCGCGCGCCCTCGAACATGAATTTCGAGGAAGCCGCCACCCTGCCCGTCGCGCTCGCGACCATGCACAACGCCGTCGTCACCGTCGGCGGCGTGCAGGCGGGCCAGAGCGTGCTGATCCAGGGTGCGAGTTCCGGCGTCGGCCTGATGGCGATGCAGATTGCAAGGCTCAAGGGCGCAAGGCTCGTAATCGGCTCCTCGACCGACGCCACCCGCCGCGGCCGGCTGAAGGAGTACGGCGCCGACCTCGCGGTCGACAGCTCGGACCCCAAATGGGTCGACGAGGTCCTGAAGGCGACGAACGGCGAAGGCGTCGACCTCATCGTCGACCAGGTCTCGGGCCAGGTCGCGAACCAGAACCTCGCGGCGACCAGGGTGCTGGGCCGCATCGTCAATGTCGGCCGGCTCGGCGGCACACATGCCGATTTCAACTTCGACCTACATGCGGCGCGCCGCATCGACTATGTCGGCGTCACCTTCCGCACCCGCACCATCGAGGAGGTTCGCGAGATCTTCGAGGAGGTCAGGAAGGACATCTGGGGCGCGGTCGAATCGCGAACGCTTCAGCTGCCGATCGACCGGGTGTTTGCATTCGCCGACATCGACCAGGCGTTCGAGCACATGGAGGCGAACAAGCATCTGGGGAAGATCGTCGTGACGGTGCCGTAG
- a CDS encoding cation-efflux pump — MTSQHNKTSVAAISIFASGGMAAAKFAVGIAIGSLALISEALHSSVDLVATIITWAVVRVSDKPADEEHHYGHGKLESVSALGVTALLYVLAGGILVESYSRLREGTPPPTISAVPFVVLVIDIVVNLWRARALHRAARETRSQALAADALHFASDVMGSFAVIIGLILAALGFWWGDAAAAAAVAVMIAALGLRMAGSTVQTLVDRAPEGAQEKATAAILSVPGVIDVERLRVRMVGATTFIDTIAKVPRTYPIDRVEEIKRKAHAAVDKAFGDADLSFTAVPVARDNETVRDRIMVIAHNSGLAVHHVTVHDLGGKLIVSIDLEVDAGMRLDSAHDVANTLERKIKEEFGEDGEVDVHIEPLEPELPFGVDATPERVRTIADALTEYAAGGEIHDIHNVRVRNTDAGEIVNFHCRAAPSMSVIKVHEHVDAIERALRRAFPSVKRVISHAEPPRA; from the coding sequence ATGACCTCCCAGCACAACAAAACCTCGGTCGCCGCGATCTCGATCTTCGCCAGCGGCGGCATGGCGGCGGCCAAGTTCGCGGTCGGCATCGCGATCGGCTCGCTCGCCCTGATCTCCGAGGCGCTGCACTCCTCGGTCGACCTGGTCGCGACCATCATCACCTGGGCGGTGGTGCGGGTGTCGGACAAGCCGGCGGACGAGGAGCACCATTACGGCCATGGCAAGCTGGAGAGCGTCTCGGCACTGGGCGTCACAGCCCTGCTCTACGTGCTCGCCGGCGGCATCCTGGTCGAGTCCTACAGCCGGCTGCGCGAGGGAACCCCGCCGCCGACCATCTCGGCAGTGCCCTTCGTGGTGCTGGTGATCGACATCGTCGTCAATCTCTGGCGCGCCCGCGCCCTGCACCGCGCCGCGCGCGAGACCAGGAGCCAGGCGCTCGCCGCCGACGCGCTGCATTTCGCCTCCGACGTGATGGGCTCGTTCGCCGTGATCATCGGCCTGATCCTCGCCGCCCTCGGCTTCTGGTGGGGCGATGCCGCGGCGGCCGCGGCGGTCGCCGTGATGATCGCAGCGCTCGGCCTGCGCATGGCCGGCTCGACCGTGCAGACGCTGGTTGACCGTGCGCCGGAGGGCGCGCAGGAGAAGGCGACGGCCGCGATCCTCAGCGTGCCCGGCGTGATCGACGTCGAGCGGTTGCGGGTGCGCATGGTCGGGGCGACGACGTTCATCGACACCATCGCCAAGGTGCCGCGGACCTACCCGATCGACCGGGTCGAGGAGATCAAGCGCAAGGCGCATGCCGCCGTCGACAAGGCGTTCGGCGATGCCGACCTCTCCTTCACCGCCGTCCCCGTGGCGCGCGACAACGAGACCGTGCGCGACCGCATCATGGTGATCGCGCACAATTCGGGCCTCGCCGTCCACCACGTCACGGTGCACGATCTCGGTGGCAAGCTGATCGTCAGCATCGATCTCGAGGTCGACGCCGGAATGCGGCTCGACTCCGCCCACGATGTGGCCAACACGCTCGAGCGCAAGATCAAGGAGGAGTTCGGCGAGGACGGTGAGGTCGACGTCCATATCGAGCCGTTGGAACCGGAACTTCCGTTCGGGGTCGACGCCACGCCCGAGAGGGTGCGGACCATCGCCGACGCACTGACCGAATATGCCGCCGGCGGCGAGATCCACGACATCCATAATGTGCGCGTCCGCAACACCGACGCCGGCGAGATCGTCAACTTCCACTGCCGCGCCGCGCCGTCGATGAGCGTGATCAAGGTGCACGAGCATGTCGATGCCATCGAGCGTGCGCTGCGGCGCGCGTTCCCCAGCGTGAAGCGCGTGATCAGCCACGCCGAACCGC